Sequence from the Pirellulales bacterium genome:
CTCTTTACGGTGCAAGTGCTTCCGAAATTGCGTAAACGATCCATTCTAAACGCGGACAGGCATTTTCGCAAGCGTGGCGATTGAACGCTGCGTCCTAACCCACGGCCGTTTAAGACACTGCAGCGAAAGCGCGTTTGGCTTCCTCGATGAATGCTTTCACCCGCGCCGGATCTTTTTTGCCCGGAGTGTTTTCACGTAGCCGAGTTTCTCCGAAACTCGGGTCCGCGTCTCGGAGAGGCGCGGCTACACTAAATTCCACGCCGCTGGCGGTGTCCACCGCATCGGGCTTCACGATCCGAATTGCCTCGGCCACATTTTCCGGCGTCAATCCGCCGGCCAGCACCAGCGGAACATCGAACTGTTTTTTTTCGCGCCATCGGGCAATCGCTTCCCAATCGGCGGTCTCGCCCGTGCCACCATATTCGCCCGGCTTGTGCGCATCGATCAGCACCGCATCGGGCAAACAATTCAGCGCCGCACACTGCTTCAGATATTCATCAATGGGCGTGCTTCCTTCCGGCCCCCAACGCAAGGCGCGCATGATTGGCAAATCCACCGCCTCCTTCACATGCTTGATTACCTTAGGCAATTCATCCCCATGCAGTTGCACCCACGTGGGTTCGACGTGGGTCACAATGCTGGCGATCTCGCTGACCGTGTGGTTCACAAACACGCCAACAACTGCTAGCTCGTGGGAATCGACCCGCGCGATATTTTGCGCCTCCAATGGATCGATGTGTCGCCGGCTGCCAGTAAAAAAATTCAAACCGATCGCGCCGGCCCCATGTTCAATCGCGACCGCCGCATCTTCCGACGACGTCACCCCGCAAATTTTGATTTGAAACGGCAATCGGCTCATCAATACACCCGGCGAAATTCACAAAGCATGGCGTCCAAAAATCGGCAGCCCACAATTATACGCTAGCACTCCCCTTTCGTTAGCCCGGGCGGCCACGCCGGGCGGCGTTACAACGCGGCCAGGGCAAAACCCTTTCATGCTGTCTGGATTGACCGGCCGATACCGAACGATGTGTGATAGCGTTCGCCTATCGATCCCGTTCCGAATGACACCCTGCCCGTCTGACACAGTCGGGCTATGTAATATCTGCCCGCTGTCTACCGCCAGCCGCCTGCAATGCCTACTACAACCCAAACCGCTTGGCGACGCCTGTACGTGTTTGTGGCCGTGGCGCTGGCGGTGTTTTTGTTGGCGCTGGTTGGCGTGGGATTCATCTGCCATGGTTTCGCCATGCCAGCTGAAGGCACGCCCACGATCTCCACCGGCGCGGATTCCTCGGCCGATGCAATCGCAGAGAACGATTCACAACCGCTATCCATTCCGGCGAAATTGATCTCCGCCGTTGCCGCCGCCAACGAGGAGGGATCGACCGCCTACCGTGCCGCGCAGCAAGCGGTCGATCATTACCAAACGACCGAAATTGAATTGCAAGATTTGCTCAGCCAGCATTTCGACGACTTGCTGCGCACAGCCGCTCAATACAGTGCCCCGCCCGCCGAGGCGCAACCGGCCAGCTCGGGCGAGGAAATTCCTCAACCGCCGCTGGCACTCGAACGGGCTGCTGCTCCTGCCGCTACAGCACAGCCCGCTGCGTCAGCAATTTCACAGCCTGCCGACAAAGTGACCGATCAACCGGCTAATGAAAACTCCTCCGGGCCGCTTGTGGCCATCAACCCGCAGTGGCAGGACTTGCACGACAAGCTGGATGATCTGGAAGCGCAACATACCAAGCTCGCCGCCAACATGCTGCCAACCCACCCGGCATTGCAGGCGTTGGAACAATCGATCGCCGATCTGCAGGAGCGGCTGAAAAACGTGCCCAAGGAAGTGGCGATGAAACAGGATCCATCTGCCGCTATGCCAGCCGCGGAGCAAAAGGCCGTCACCCAGACAGCCCCGCCGCAAATTTCACCGACGCTGCCTACAACTGCCACGCCTAAGACGCCCGCGACGGCGAGCATTTTCACGATGCTACTCCCCGAATGGAAAAGCACCGCCGATCAATACCGAGAGCTAACCGCTCGTCTGCAAAACGAGAAGGGAATCTGCTACCAGGCGCTGAACACCGAAAGCGCCGCCTGGCAGCGCAAAGCGCAAATTCCGGTCGATTATTTGGCCACGCTTAAGGTGCCCAACCCCGTTATCATCTCGTCGCCCACGACGACCATGATCGGCGCCAGTCCGCAGTTGGCAATTTACTGGTGCGGCGCGCTGGCATTCATCGCGGCGGCGCTTGTTGCCCGGTCGGCGCGCGTTTCCGAAGCCGTGTTCAACACCGCCGCCGAAGTAGGGCAACGGCTGGCGATTTCGATTCTGGGTTTTCTGCCAACCAGGCCGGCGAGTGCTGCCCGCGAAAATCGAGGCCGCGAGCCCCGCTGGATTGCCCGCACGCTGCTCTTGGCGGAACTATCTCTGGTAGCGATGGTGGCAATGTTGACGATTGTTTCGCTGATGGATCAGCAATTTTTCAATCATTTGCTGGCCAATCCGCTGGCCGCTTGCTCGCAGAAATTCTTTTGCTAGCACGACCCTGCTGTCCGGCCCTAATCTGCCCTGCTGCCAAACGCCGAAGCTATCTAACAGCGCCCCGGTGAGAATGACCAAGCACCAATTGACCAATCGCAGGTACATCATTTTTGGCCATTGGGATTTGGTCATTGGTTATTGATTCGCCAGTCGCCCATACCATCACTTAAGAAGAGACTTCATGTACGAAGCGTGTTTTGGTTTCAACGAGCGTCCGTTTGCCGCGGCGGTTTCGGCGAAGCGCTATTTTCCGGGCGATTCCATCGACGCGGCCCGCGAAAATTTGGCCCGCTGCATCGATCGGGCCGAAGGGGTGGGTCTGCTCGTGGGTCCGGCCGGAACGGGCAAATCGCTGTTGTGCCAGGTGTTGGCGGAACAGTTTCGCCGCGCGCTGCAGGTGGCGCTCTTGGCCAGCGGTCAACTGTGCACCCGCCGGGCGCTGTTGCAAGCCATTTCGTTTGAGTTGGGGCTGCCATACCGTGGCATGGAAGAAGGTGATTTGCGGCTAGCGCTGGTCGATCATCTTTCGCCGCGCAGCAAGGCAGGCGAAACGACAAGTCCGGATCAGGCTTCATTGGCCGGCGCGCCGCTGTTGCTTATCGTTGACGAAGCGCACACGCTTCCCATGCGGCTGCTGGAAGAGTTGCGACTCATTACCAATTTGATTCGCAATGGCCAGCCGCGCGTCAGGCTGGTGCTCGCCGGCAGCCCGCAATTGGAAGATCGCTTTGCGCATCCGAAAATGGA
This genomic interval carries:
- a CDS encoding phosphoribosylanthranilate isomerase, which codes for MSRLPFQIKICGVTSSEDAAVAIEHGAGAIGLNFFTGSRRHIDPLEAQNIARVDSHELAVVGVFVNHTVSEIASIVTHVEPTWVQLHGDELPKVIKHVKEAVDLPIMRALRWGPEGSTPIDEYLKQCAALNCLPDAVLIDAHKPGEYGGTGETADWEAIARWREKKQFDVPLVLAGGLTPENVAEAIRIVKPDAVDTASGVEFSVAAPLRDADPSFGETRLRENTPGKKDPARVKAFIEEAKRAFAAVS